One Nicotiana tomentosiformis chromosome 1, ASM39032v3, whole genome shotgun sequence genomic window, ACCTACAACAATTAATTTGCTAACATCAGGGACCAAGTGAATGCGTACTCTACCGCTTTTGAAATGACCCAAGTTTCAATAAGAATTACAACTCTGCTAAATGAAACGAACAAATTGCTACTGTTGATGACAAAATTCAAACTTTCTACCGTCAGCAAGATGTAATTCTTTTGGAGCCCTTGATATGTAAGCGGGATAAATTGAATAAGGTCAAATCTTATCTTGTGCTTTTTCTCTGCATTACCGAGAGGATATGACGTGGCCTTCAGATTATTGGCCTAAAGGCACAAGCAAATGGTATTGTGGCAAGAcaattttcttttaaataaaaaatgtGCGTGGATTCAAAAGTGGAAATAGAGTTATTGTGTAGCGATTGAcaaaaatttatattttgataGTTTAATGGACATTCATATTATTGAGCAGGTTGAATATAATAGCAAAAATTTAGCATAATGTGACATTTTTTTTCCCGGTAAACTGTATGATGCTACATATATTTTTTGAATGGTAGTTGATATCATACGCGAGTGGCAACGGGATAGTGCTGGGTGTTTAGGGGTATCTTTGGTGGGCCGATGCAGCTGGTGTGGGTCAAGTCATGAGAAATGTATAATTTTTAGCCGtttcaaaaaataatatatatattttttgtatatatgtgcATTACATACATATAATACACATATTTTATATACTTTCTAGCTAGCGAATGCAATTAGTTTCAGTAGGCCGGTCAATTTATATTTTGCCCAATAAAAATATATAGttaatttaataaaaatagaTGAACATCTAACATAACATGATCAGATGCAACTAGTGCTAAGCAGgtagaagaaaaggaagaaaacgGTTGACTGATATAAATTAAGAGAAAGTCTAATTTAATATAGTAGGACAGACATAACAGATTGCAAGTGGAAGAAAAAACATAAAGGAAGCTACCTAATTACACTTTTCAAAGCAAAAATTGAAGATTATACATCCAGCAGATGACTTTTCAAATAGTTGTCACCAGGATGATATTTTATGTCTTGTCATCGGAAATTCTATAGTTGTAAAATGAAATGAATTTCGGGAAATTGAAAAGGAATCAATAATAAAGAAGAAGAGCAAAAAGTGAACTTTGATAATTTTTGCCGAACTTTTGCATAGCCCTTTGGCTGCCACATCTATTCCCGGATAGCTAGTGATTCCTACTATGGAGGAGGGATACTCTAGTTTTGATTAAGCGCCTAAAGAAAACATTCGAACcagtttacccgaaaaacggataacaattaaatttgtacgcggttctAAGGATACATAGTATGACTTGatacaaattgagaaaatatataaatgaatatcaaaattaattgtaaaaaaaataaatgcaaaccaaacaGATCAATTAGCTTTAGCTTTAGCTTTCAAGTTAGATTACTctccaaccaagtgaaaattcTGATGATGTATGAATAGAGTAACAAGGTATTGAGAGCTGAAATAAGGCAGTGTATTGCTTTTTCTTGTATGAATGAATCCCCTTATAAATGATAGAGAcaaccctttatatagtagggaagtcctatttgaatataattaaaatacagaaggaatcccatgatagattaattaattggccttTCCTTGATATGCGCCGGAATTTTCGCCAAGATTCTCGCCCAATTGCGGATATTCCagttttctatttttttggctcgataagctcTCCTCAATTGAGACCGATCTCGAtcttgctcgatctcgatcttgatcggtttTTTGATCACGAGCACGGCGACCCAACTCCGCATTATGGCTCGATTCTACACGAGGCCGAACCTTGGTCTATCATGTTCCAATatcgattagtcatacgaagggcaaactcggttttgaccatatatagatagtcccttcgtttctcggaaagaagatgacgagaaacgatatgaatttccgaACTCCGACTCGGTGGGTGACGATGTCAGCGacgagcccgattatgacgtatgtgacaaacgtcccgtcggtccagtttTGGACCGTCATTACCAAGCTATAAGTATTCAAACTTTCATACTCGTTGAAACTTTTCACTCAAATCTTCTTCTCTACTCTTACATCTTCTTTCAGAAAATCCCTTTGCTTCACAATTTCCACACCAAAATCTCTAGAACTCTAATCAAACTGCATATCATCATAATTCTCTTTTCCCTTATccatcaatggcgaaaacttctaaAACAGTACCGCAAAAGGAGGCTGCTTCTTCATCACGGCCCGCCGGTGGTGAGGCTGCGGTGGAACcccgccctgaggaattcgttccggcAGGGTGCCCGACCGTTACGGATTTTAGGGTCAAAAAGGCCTCCTTGGCAGCGGGCCGATGTGAACCGGTCTCGAGTTACATATCCACAATCACAGAAAAACTCCTCCCTAGGGTTAAACATGACTGCAACTGGGTCGATAAGCATGTGGTGGTTTCTTCGCCCGAGGACTCGATCACTACCtacgtggaggggtttttaagtgtttacacttacccctttacATTGGGTCCCTTAGACCCCATCATTATTATCTTTTGCAAAAGATAcgatgtgaccctcggccaaatccaccccTCTTTCTCGAGAATAGTGATTCTCTTTcgattctttgtgagcaaaatcgagggatgTCCTTTTACCTCGACCACCTCATGCGCCTGTACAGTCCCTgactttatcgaggagggttgATCAAGCTTTCTCGCCAAGCCAATAAGGCTCCGTTGTCGAGCATAAATGAAGGTCGGGACCGAGATTGGATGGGCCAGTTTGTTCGAAtaaggacttcagacctgatCCCTACTGAATACATGCCATTCCccaagaaatggaatatgaaacgtaagtagcACTTCACTCAGAAGATTTAATATCATTGTTTAtcttcttatttatttatttcattattGATATTTTTCGGCGTTGCAGCCGTGGCTCAGATGCCTGACCCAATTCTGGACCTTAGAAAATGGGTCGAAGGCCTCATGTTACAGAGGCCGTACTCAGAGCGTGCTTGGATGGAGTTgtcgaagggtcgatgggaggctcATAAACATTGTGAGTTTCCTTCTTAGAATGACgatcgttcaatcttttcttcgAACTTATTCATCTTTTTCCTTTGCAGGCCTCAAAAAGGACGTTgcaatgaggcccccatctggcgACGAAGAATTTCTCCCATCTGCTTCGAAGCAGGctaaagagaagaagagaaaaggggctccgagttccccgggctcggaaaagaaaaaaccgGCAAAGAAGTCTCGCAAGCCCAAAGGGGACATCAATGTTATGTCTTCGAAACTAATCAGCCGATTAAGGAACGAGCCTGAAGAAGGAGAAGAGAAAGATAATTCCTAACTAGTGGCCCGCGTGCGGGCTGGTAACTCCGATACCACAGTCCTCCGATCCGGCAGAGGTCGAAGAGAAAGATTTGGCCATAGTTTCTGAACCAAAAAGGGTTGAGGCCACTCCGTCCCAATCTGAAATGGCCGAGAGAGAGACCGGGGGCAAGACTTCTCGGGCAGCGGAGGATGTCTCGAGGGACGAGCTCGGAGTGATCGATATTTCAGGGTCCCCTCAGATTTCGAACGCTATGATCCACGAGGCCAATATGTTGGAAGGTCACTCTTACGAAGGTATTTATGGGGTGACCGATATCCATGGCTTTTTGGATAGGTTTGAGTCTGCTGCTTCGGAAGATGCCACCAGGTTTGATGGTTTATCGGTACCGAAAAAGATACCGTCATCGGTCGCCACCGGTTCTTCATCGAGCCCAAAATTAGTTGACCGATTCCCGGCCCCAAGTATTAATCCCGACCGTAGGCGGAACATAGTGCTTTCTATCCCGGCGGATGCCCGTATTTTCTCTCCTCCTATGGGGATTGCTAGCTATCTTCGATCCTTGGTGACCTAGAAAGACCAAGCCGTGATGAACGCGGTGGGAGACACTTGTCTTTTcaatgaggcccaacatgctttgaattgGGTAAATCCAAAGGTTtcttcattatttattttaaactcACAGTTGTAGATAATTTCTAACATCTTCTCCCTTATTTGCAGGCTTCGGTATTGTATCGCGAGGCTTTCCTCCAaatccgggaggagcatgaggTTGAGGTTCGGAACCTCACTGAGAAAAGTGATACgtacaagcttctcagtgagaatCTTCAAGTCGACTTAGTGACGGCTCAGGACGAGTATGCCGAGATGGCCGAGCAGGTATTCCGAGTTCTTgacgatagtgaagatgaattggagataatCACTAATGATCTGATTCTACGGGTTCGGCAGAGGCTCGAAAAAATTGGACGGCTCCAGACGCAGTTAGATGCGATACAGGCCGATGCGGAAGAATTTAGAAAGAACATGGATATCCTCGTCTCGAAAAAGGAAATCGTTCAAGCGTAATTGGATTTGGCCGAGACCCAACTTCGAGCCACAAAAGAGAAAGCCTCGGTGCAGGTCGAGGAGATCAAGGAGCTTCAGTCTCGATTAGATTTGTCCGTTTCTGATAAGGCAAGCTTGGCCAACCAACTCGATGTGGCCAGATCCGAGGTGACTGTGGCCAGATCCGTGGCGGCCGTGGCCAATACAAATGCTGATGCTATAGTGGCCCAGTTTAGGGTCGATGTCGAGGCCATTCAGGACAAGGCAAAGGGCATGGTGGatcatgcaaaatggcaagctcgaAGGGAATCTCTCGAGGGGGTCAATGCCCAGGGCTTCGATATTGTGGCCGAAATTGAAAATGCCAAAGAAGAGGAAGCCAGGGCCCGAAGGCTGGCCTTCCCTGAGGAATACTCCGAGAGCTCAAGTGAATCTGAAGACGGAGAAGATCTCGAGGATGGAGACGCGACCCCCGATGAAGACCAAGCTTCTTAggactttttattttttcttttttgaggtCATTTTTTGGCCATTGTAAATTTAGGCCAATTTGGTCTTTGTAAAAAAACTAAACTATGGTatataaatataaggcttttcttgACCTTTAGGCTATCATAttttttctttgatttatttgtatttacaaaggttgaaaaatgccttagcatgaaataaggtTCCGTTCGAGGGTTTGAACAAAACttgcctttatttcctttcttGGTTTAGGCGTTATCGGGGTTCGATGTTATCAAAGTCTGAGATTTTGCTGAGGGTAGACTTTATAATCGGTTGTgaaagaatttttttattttttaaaggcctatttttgttacggatttcggacgtctccgagccgtgttaaattggccgtagccttttagttcgggagcTACCCATTGATCTTATTTTCCCATTTTATCTGGGCTTGCCCGAGATAATAATTCCCGAGCGGGGTGGCAGTGACTTTTAGAAATTGGGACATTTCCTATTAGGTCTTTTTGCTCCCGAGGCCCGATGACTTGGGTTGTTTGAGTCGGATGGCAGTCCCCCAAGTGAAGGAGAGATCGTTCGTATTCCGGTTAAGTATTGCCCTTGGACTTGTTTATATTCGGAAGTACGTAGCTCTTTGCAAAGAAGTAAGATAAAAGAAATTCTGCTAATTTCAAAGAATAAGATGTTTGTAAGGAAcatacttctctttattctcgatCGAAACAGGGTTCGGGCAACCTATATGGGCATAGTTCGATTTGactgtttgacccttacaataaatTCTGTTTATCGAGATCCTCTCTCTATGAATTAGTTTCCTTTCTAGAGTTGATATTCGAAGATTACGCATATCTGAGAGTagccccctagtattcgaggttgattgaaAAGGAACCTCGGATAATGTCGAATGGATCTCCGATGCCGATTCGTAATTGagcttgattctaagttagcacgattcatcgttgcctcgttaaaaccttatcgaaaaaaatccatttgggacaaaactcggtctgaggaaaaaagagtgcaacatgtgctttcagacctaaggacttcgTGCTGTTTGCTAAAAAGTCCGTCGTCGTTTCTTTTCGATCATCTACATGTGTTAAtctaaaaatagaaaaagaacgAAAAAAGagcgtaccttagcagtagtaccgttttaggcgagatatgttccaattgcttggtagttgttccccgttcattgttccgagcttgtaAGACCCTTTTTCGGTGACCTCAagaatttggtacggtccttcctaattcggactcaattttccttcattaggatttcgggtgttgagggtgacgtTTCTTAGCATTAAGTCCCCGacattaaaatatcgaagattagttcttcgattgtagtatctctcgattcgttgcttttgggcagcTAATCGGATGAGTGCAGTTTCAcacctttcatctaatagttctaggctcgtattcatggcctcattATTTGATTtctttgttgcatatcgaaatcGGATACTCGGCTCTCCGACTTTGACCGATATTAGAGCTTCATCgccataaactaatgagaatggagtagctccggtactggatttcgaggttgtgcgatatgcccaaagaacttcgggtaaaATTTCTTTCCACTTTCCTTTGGAGTCGCTTAACCTCTTCTTAAGATTgtgaatgatggttttgttggttgatttggcttgtccgttcccactaggttGATAAGGcgttgataggattcttttgattttatgatcttcgaggaatttggtcactttgctgccgatgaattgtttcctgttatcacacacaatttcggatggcatcccgaatcgacatataatgtgatcccaaatgaagtcgatgacttccttctccctaactttctGAAAATCCTGctcttcaacccacttagaaaaatagtgagtcataaataaaataaactgagctttacctggTGCCAATAGAAGGGGgccaatgatgtccattccccacttcatgaacggccacggtgacaagaccgaatggagcAGTTCCCCAGGTTAGTGAATCATTGGTGCATGCTTTTGACAttcgtcacattttcgaacaaactctttcacatctttttccatgtcgatacagtaatagccggctctgattaccttttgaaccaatgattcagcaCCAGAGTGATTTtcgcaagtgccttcgtgaacttcccttagAACGTACTCAGTGTCTcccggtcctagacatatcgcTAATGGACCATCGAACATTCTTTTGAACAAGGTTCCATCTTCGGTCAAAGTGAATTGTGCTGCCTTCGTGCGCAGGGCCCTAGATTCTTTCGGATCTGAGGGAAGCTTTCCAGTCTTCAAATACTCTATGtgcttatttctccaatcccaggtcaagctCATGGAATTTATCTctgcgtgaccttcttcgactaCTGATCTTATGAGTTGCACGACGGTCCCTGAATCGAGCTCGTTGTCCTCGATGgatgaccctaagtttgcgagAGCATCGACCTcactattctgatctcgaggCATATGTTGCAATTCCACTCCTTAAATTGGTGCAAAtttacttgtaacttatctaggtatctttgcattcggtcTTCTCTAACTTCGAAGGTTCTGTTAACCTGATTCACTACGAgaagggagtcacatttggcctcgatcacctccgctcccaagccttTGTCTAGTTCGAGACATGTAATAATGGCCTCATATTCGACCTCATTGTAAGTCAaattcacagttctaatagattatcTAACCACATTGCTTGTGGacgattttagtacgatgccgagcccggaccctttcgcgttcgaagcaccgtccgtgaagagggtccagattcttgAGGATGTACCCGAGTTTATCAATAGTTCTCTTTTGACCTCGAGTACTAGGGCCGGTGTGAAGACAgctacgaagtctgccaaaatttgagacttaattattgttcggggtcgatattcgatatcatactcgctgatttctatggcccatttggccaactgtcccgaaagctcgggtttatgcaaaatattttgaagtggataggttgttacaacacatatggggcgatattgaaagtatggttttagtttcctagaggcatttaataaagcgagcgccaatttttctaggtagggatatctagtttcggcctcgcctaaggtccgGCTGACATAacaaatgggaaattgcgtacctcgttcttcccggaataggactccacttaccgctacctccgatactgccaaatataagtaaagttgttcgtttgcctttggtgtgtgaagcagcggcgAGTTCGATAAGTACCGTTTAAGCTCCTCCAAGGCATGATGGTATTCCGAGGTCCATGTGaaatttctcttcttctttaGCAACGATAAAAACCAATGGcctttatcggaggacctcgagatgaatcgccccagggcggccaTGCACCCGGTTAACCTCTGCATGGCCTTTAC contains:
- the LOC138907073 gene encoding uncharacterized protein; the encoded protein is MPRDQNSEVDALANLGSSIEDNELDSGTVVQLIRSVVEEGHAEINSMSLTWDWRNKHIEYLKTGKLPSDPKESRALRTKAAQFTLTEDGTLFKRMFDGPLAICLGPGDTEYVLREVHEGTCENHSGAESLVQKVIRAGYYCIDMEKDVKEFVRKCDECQKHAPMIH